In the Methanosphaera stadtmanae DSM 3091 genome, ATAATCATGTCAAATAACATTAATAGCCTAACAAACAAGTACATTAAAAAGCTTATTGATGAAGATAATACTATTATTTCAAAAATTCTATCAGATAATATGTATTATATTGCTGATATGAAAAAGAAATTACATATAATTATAACAAATAATAATACATTTGTTTTTAAGGGGTATGGAGTTAATTTAAGACTATTAAATCATACAAAAAATAAGGAATATTTAAGTATCAACTAACTTTCTATTTCATTAAGTAGATAATTTTAATATTTAGGTATAAATATAAAATATTAAAACTTAGATAAAATATTTTATAAAACAAGAAGTATTATTATTAATTAGATAATTTAACTAAAAAGTAAATTAATTTAAATACTTAAAAAGAAAAAATTAATTCATTAAAACTACTTGAATAATAATCCCAATTAAAAATTCAAATTTTGGCTGAATTACGTAAATGAACTGATTTAATAAAATATAGCATAGACTAAATAAGTGCTTATTTCTATAAAAGATTATGGTATTTCTAATAAACTTACTTTAATTATTTCAATTAACTAATCAATTTAACACTTCTATTTTTATTTCTTTTTTATTACATTTTTTTATTTAATACCTCTTTTAAAAATACTAGATATTTAATTTCATTCATAAACTATCTAACTAAATATTTAATACAATAAAAAAATAAAAGAAATAAATAGATTAACATGAACTTAAATTTTGATTATTTAACTTCAACAATTATTGGATTATTTATTGGAAGTCTTGTATTATTTTTAGGACGATTATTAAGTTTTCCTATAAGTGGAATCTTATTAGCAATTATAATATCTGCCCTAAGTGCATCATTCCTATATAATCCCTCTAATAAAAGAAATCCTAATCATAGAACTTTAAGAGGTACTATGTCTAGTTTCTTATTATGTTTAATCTTCAGCATATTTCTAACAGGATACTATATACCAAAATTTAGTAGTATATTAGGTACTGCTGATATATCACTTGGATTATCATTAGTTATTGTTTTATTAATCACAGTTATTGGTGGTATAATACTTGGATCTTTTGGTGGAAGTATAGGATCTACTTTTAGAGACCTAGTTTCTGTTATTTATACTGAAAAAAGAAAATAAGGAACTAATCAAATATTATTAAATCTTTTTTTTATACTTTTTTTATTATATTTATCTGATAAACTTTTAAATATTAAAAATATCAATATTAATATGTACAAAATTTAAGGATAGTAACAAATGAACTCATTTACTATAAATAAAATAAAAACAAATGAACTTAAAACAATTGGTCATTATACTGGCTATGTATGTATAGTTATTGGACTATTTATGATAATTCCAATAATATGTGCAATAATATTTCATGATGAAGTAAAATACTTGAATTCATTTGTATCTTCTTCAATTATATGTGTAGCAATTGGATTTTTATTATGGGTTGGTTTTAGTAAAAAAAACTTAACACACCTATCCTTAAAAGGATCCCTAATTTTTGTTCTGAGTATATGGGGACTAACAGCATTAGCAGCAGGTCTTCCATATGTCATTTCTGGAGATTTAAATATACTCGATGCTTTTTTTGAAGGAATGTCTGGTATTACAACAACAGGATTTTCTCTCCTTCCACCATGTGAACATCCATTTTCTGTTGCAATATGGGCTTCATTAACACAATGGCTTGGAGGATTAGGTATCATAGTTTTATTACTTGTTGTTGTTCCATCATCTGTGAGTTTAAAAAGATTATACTTTGCAGAGGGAAGAACAGAACAAATGACACCTAATATAAAACATACAACAATAATCTTTATAAAATTATATTTACTATTAACATCAATTGGAATTATATTATACCTACTAGCAGGACTAAATCTATTTGATGCAATATGTTATTGTTTCTGTGGAATTGCAACAGGTGGTTTTTCTGTACATCCAGCAAGTGTACAATACTTTCAAACACCAATTATACAACTTATAACAATGTGTATTATGATATTAGGTGGTTTAAACTTTGTAGTAATATATCGTGTTATTAAAGGTGCATGGAGAAATCTTTACAAAGACATTGAAATTAAAGCATTTGCATTTCTTGTAATATCTTCAACATTACTTATTGGATTATCATTATATTTCCAAGGATTCTACAATCACGATATATTAATTATACTTAGACATTCACTATTTCAAGTTGTGTCAGTTATTACATCAACAGGTTTTTCCAGTACAAGTATTGATAATTGGTCACCACTTTGTTATACAGTTCTGATATTATTAATGTTTACTGGAAGTTCCATATGTTCTACTAGTGGAGGAATTAAGCTATATAATATAGTTATACTCTTTAAAGCAATATGGTGGGAAGTTAAAAGTATGATACTTCCAAAAAATACCATTATAATTAAAAAAGTATTCCATGATAATAAGTACCGTGATGTATCAGATAAAACTATAAAAACAATACTCATCTATGTAATATCATACATTCTTATATTCATAGCGAGTTTTATAGTAATAGCAATCTTTTGTAATGACTTCCAGATAGCATTTACAATTACAGCTTCATCCCTTGGTAATACTGGACTTGCACCAACATATCTTTCAGTATCAACACCACTTATTGTGAAAATTGTTATGATTATAGATTTCTGGGCAGGTAGGATTGGAGTATGGCCATTATTACTATCAATAGTATATACAACCAACATAATTCAAGGAAAAATAGAAGAACATAGAGAATAAAAATAGCAGATTATATAATAAAAAGGAGATGATGAAACTCCTTTTTATGAACTTTTTTTAAAATAAATTTAAGTTATTTCTTTATCATTTACTTCACGTTTATAATTAGATGCACTACCTAATGTATAACCTAAAGTAAAGTAGAAACTTGTTTCTTCATCAGAAATATTCCAATTTTTATCAGATTTAAGAAGTGATATTGATGCTTCTTCTTCAAGTTCCTTAAATATAGCATCATATTTACGAATTTCATTAATCATAACAGGATATATTGCCCTTATTTTTTCATGACTTAGATTTATATCATAAATTTTATTTAGAAATGGTGTTTTTTCTAGATTCTTATATTCAATATGCGTTAATTTTCTTGTTAAAAATCCAAGTAAGTATGCAGATTTTTTATCATCACTTACTAAAATTTCATCGAGAACATACCTATGTTCTATAGTTAAATTATTCATATTATACCTTCCTTTAAAATATCTTATCAATCACACTAGTTATTTTTAATACATCATTATCTGATTTACCCAATCGTTTCATTGACTTGGCTGCAGCTTCCACTGGAGTATCATGTTCTTCCATCATATATTGACTAACATATGTAATAAACATTCTAAATTCCATTTTACTACTAAATGTTTTTCTTAACAACTTATCAATATCTTTTTCCTCTTCAACAGTGGCAAAATTATTCTCATCCCTCATTCCATTTAATGCCTTGTTAATAGTATCTAAATCATGATACTTAAGAAGCTCATCAAGAAATGCTTCATTCATACGTTTACGATTATCTGTATGTTTACGAATTTTTTTATCAGACTGCATTCTTTCAAGAAAACCATCATAGAATACTTCTACTTCAGGTTCTGTTTTAAATAATACTTGAACAACATCTAACAAATTTGTATCCACATTTAATCCCACAAATTCTTCATCATCCTCTTGTTCCATTTTCTTAACTTCTTCAGGTTTCATTCTATGAATCCTCCTCTTTTTCATATTTTTGATTATCAATATTATCCTTAAGTATTTGTGTAATCTCATCTAACTTAGTTTGTAATTCCTCAACATCCCTATCAAGACTATCAACTTTTTTTTGTAGAGATCTATTTCTATTTTTTAGATGTTTAATATATGATTTAACTAAAAGACGAGTTTTTTCCTCTGGTTTTTCCATATACAATGAAGACATTGCAGCAGTAAAAATACTTAAAAACAACACCCCCATTATTATAGTTATAATACCAATTAATTTACCTTCAGTTGATATTGGAGTAATATCACCATAACCAACACCAGACAATGTTACAATATTATACCATAATGAATCAAAGAAGTTTGTAAATGATGGATCAATATTTTGAAGTATTATAGAAGATAATATTGTATAAAATACTAAAATAAATGTTAATACTTTTAATAATCTATTTTGAACAAAATATTTTAAAGACCCATAATCAAATCTTCTAAGAGCATATATCTTAAATATTTGAAATAATTGTAATAGACTTATTAAACGAACAAGTCTAAATACTGCAAAAAATCTTAAAAATATGAAATTAAATGGTATCATTGAAAGTATATCTATAACATGTGTTTTTATAAAATCTAATAAATTTTTATCAGACTTTCTATATATAGTAATCAGATTAAGAAACAATAAAAAACATACAAATAAATCAAAGATAGACATGAATAACAATTCATCATAGGAAACATTGTATATTGTTATTATAAATATAAATATTAAATCTATAACTGTAACAATAATCAATATGAAATTTTTTATTTCAGTAAATAATTTCCTATTTTCCTCAGATATATGTATATTTAAAAAATTCATTTTCATTAATTTCCTAAAAACTATTTTTTTTTTAATATGTTAATATATTTTTAT is a window encoding:
- a CDS encoding potassium channel family protein, with translation MNFLNIHISEENRKLFTEIKNFILIIVTVIDLIFIFIITIYNVSYDELLFMSIFDLFVCFLLFLNLITIYRKSDKNLLDFIKTHVIDILSMIPFNFIFLRFFAVFRLVRLISLLQLFQIFKIYALRRFDYGSLKYFVQNRLLKVLTFILVFYTILSSIILQNIDPSFTNFFDSLWYNIVTLSGVGYGDITPISTEGKLIGIITIIMGVLFLSIFTAAMSSLYMEKPEEKTRLLVKSYIKHLKNRNRSLQKKVDSLDRDVEELQTKLDEITQILKDNIDNQKYEKEEDS
- a CDS encoding TrkH family potassium uptake protein, which translates into the protein MNSFTINKIKTNELKTIGHYTGYVCIVIGLFMIIPIICAIIFHDEVKYLNSFVSSSIICVAIGFLLWVGFSKKNLTHLSLKGSLIFVLSIWGLTALAAGLPYVISGDLNILDAFFEGMSGITTTGFSLLPPCEHPFSVAIWASLTQWLGGLGIIVLLLVVVPSSVSLKRLYFAEGRTEQMTPNIKHTTIIFIKLYLLLTSIGIILYLLAGLNLFDAICYCFCGIATGGFSVHPASVQYFQTPIIQLITMCIMILGGLNFVVIYRVIKGAWRNLYKDIEIKAFAFLVISSTLLIGLSLYFQGFYNHDILIILRHSLFQVVSVITSTGFSSTSIDNWSPLCYTVLILLMFTGSSICSTSGGIKLYNIVILFKAIWWEVKSMILPKNTIIIKKVFHDNKYRDVSDKTIKTILIYVISYILIFIASFIVIAIFCNDFQIAFTITASSLGNTGLAPTYLSVSTPLIVKIVMIIDFWAGRIGVWPLLLSIVYTTNIIQGKIEEHRE
- a CDS encoding TM1802 family CRISPR-associated protein, producing the protein MNNLTIEHRYVLDEILVSDDKKSAYLLGFLTRKLTHIEYKNLEKTPFLNKIYDINLSHEKIRAIYPVMINEIRKYDAIFKELEEEASISLLKSDKNWNISDEETSFYFTLGYTLGSASNYKREVNDKEIT